Part of the Paenibacillus guangzhouensis genome is shown below.
TGAAATAGTGATCCGGTGTGCCGTAGAACAAATTGTTCTTCGTTGGTTCATTGATGTAAGGGAAGTCAGCTGGGAAAATCTCGTTAAAGATAATCCGTCCAACCGTCGTTACGATCAATGCTTCTTGCTGTTTATCCGTAAAGGATGTTTTGCTCAAAGCTTTAACAGGGATCGCTACACGTGCATGCAAGGATGCTGTTCCACGTTGGTAAGCAGATACCGCTTCGTTCACATTCGCGAAGATCAGACCTGATCCCTTCGCTTCTTTGTTATCCATTGTCAAGTAGAAACTACCTAGAACCATATCCTGAGACGGCGTAACAACTGGCTTACCATCTTTAGGGTTCAAAATATTACCGGATGCGAGCATCAAGATGCGTGCCTCCGCTTGTGCTTCTGCGGACAATGGAACGTGAACCGCCATTTGGTCACCGTCGAAGTCGGCGTTGTAAGCCGTACATACAAGCGGATGAAGTTTAATTGCGCGTCCTTCAACAAGGGTTGGCTCGAACGCCTGGATACCAAGTCTGTGAAGCGTCGGGGCACGGTTCAGAAGAACTGGATGTTCTTTGATAACCTCTTCGAGGACATCCCATACTTCAGCACTTACGCGTTCCACTTTGCGCTTCGCACTCTTAATATTATGTGCAAGGCCTTTATTCACAAGTTCTTTCATCACAAATGGCTTGAACAATTCAAGCGCCATTTCTTTTGGAAGACCACATTGATACATTTTCAAGCTAGGACCTACGACGATAACGGAACGACCAGAGTAGTCAACCCGTTTACCGAGCAAGTTCTGACGGAAACGTCCTTGTTTACCTTTAAGCATGTGGCTAAGAGACTTCAATGGACGGTTACCTGGACCTGTTACCGGACGGCCGCGACGACCATTATCGATCAATGCGTCTACCGCTTCTTGCAGCATCCGCTTCTCGTTCTGAACGATAATATCAGGTGCGCCAAGATCCAGAAGGCGTTTCAAACGGTTATTCCGGTTAATAACGCGGCGGTACAAATCATTCAAGTCGGAAGTCGCAAAACGTCCGCCATCAAGCTGTACCATCGGGCGAAGCTCCGGTGGAATAACCGGTAATACATCAAGAATCATCCAATCCGGGAAGTTCCCGGAGTTACGGAATGCTTCGATAACTTCAAGGCGTTTGATCGCACGATTACGACGTTGGCCTTGCGCAGTGCGAAGCTCTTCCTTCAAGAATTCCAGTTCTTTGTTCACATCGATGTCTTGAAGCAATTTTTTAACCGCTTCAGCACCCATGCCTGCTTGGAATCCGTAGCCGTATTTCTCACGATAGCTGCGGTACTCTTTCTCCGAGAGAAGTTGTTTTTTCTCAAGCGGTGTATCTCCTGGATCCGTTACAACATAAGATGCGAAATAGATAATTTCCTCGAGCGAACGAGGGGACATATCTAACGCAAGACCCATGCGGCTAGGAATTCCTTTGAAGTACCAGATGTGGGAGACAGGGGCAGCAAGCTCAATATGCCCCATACGCTCACGACGCACTTTCGCGCGTGTTACTTCTACGCCGCAACGGTCACAAACAACGCCTTTATAACGAACCCGTTTATATTTACCGCAATGACATTCCCAGTCCTTCGTTGGGCCGAAAATCTTCTCACAGAACAGCCCTTCTTTTTCCGGTTTCAAGGTACGATAGTTAATCGTTTCCGGCTTTTTTACTTCTCCGCGGGACCAGGACCGAATTTTCTCTGGCGATGCTAATCCAATCTTCATAAACTCAAAATTGTTTACGTCCAACAAGGAGCAACCCTCCTTAACCCTGTACTATTTGGCCAAGCTATATACCATGAATTACTCAACGCCAGCCTCTGAACCCTCAAGGTTCAAGTTCAGCTTATCGCTTGTTACGTCGTCTTCATCATCAATTTCTTTCATTTCGATCTCTTCTTCATTTTCAGATAGGATTTTCACATCCATACCTAAACTCTGAAGCTCTTTGATCAATACTTTAAACGATTCTGGAACACCTGGCTCAGGAACATTCTCGCCCTTCACAATCGATTCGTATGTCTTCACGCGGCCGACGATATCGTCAGACTTGACGGTAAGAATCTCTTGCAATGTGTAAGCTGCACCGTAGGCCTCAAGCGCCCAAACCTCCATCTCCCCGAAACGCTGTCCACCGAACTGTGCTTTACCACCGAGCGGTTGCTGTGTAACAAGTGAGTATGGCCCTGTCGAACGGGCATGGATTTTATCATCAACCATGTGCGCTAGTTTGATCATGTACATGACGCCGACAGTCACTTCACGCTCGAAGCGGTCCCCAGTACGACCATCGTACAATACGGTTTTACCGTTCCGCTGCATGCCTGCTTCTTCCATGGTATCAAATACGTCTTCCTCGTTCGCGCCGTCGAATACCGGCGTCGCACAGTGAATGCCGAGTGCTTTCGCGGCCATCCCAAGGTGAACCTCGAGTACCTGACCGATGTTCATACGCGACGGAACCCCTAGTGGGTTAAGGACAACCTCTACAGGTGTACCATCCGGCAAGAACGGCATATCCTCTTCTGGAAGTATACGCGCGATAACCCCTTTGTTACCGTGGCGTCCCGCCATTTTGTCACCCTCAGAGATCTTACGCTTCTGAGCGATGTATGCACGTACAAGCTGGTTCACGCCTGGTGGCAATTCATCGCCATTCTCACGTGTAAATACTTTAACATCAACGACGATACCATCTGTACCATGCGGTACGCGAAGGGATGTATCACGAACTTCACGCGCTTTCTCACCGAAGATCGCATGCAATAGACGTTCTTCCGCCGTAAGCTCCGTAACCCCTTTAGGTGTTACTTTACCGACGAGAATGTCGCCAGCGCCGATTTCAGCACCGACACGGATAATACCGCGCTCATCGAGATTCTTAAGCGCTTCTTCCCCGACGTTCGGGATATCGCGAGTGATTTCTTCCGGTCCAAGCTTTGTATCACGAGCTTCGGATTCGTATTCCTCGATATGGATCGATGTATACACATCTTCCTTAACGAGTTTCTCATTCAAGAGGATGGCATCCTCATAGTTGTAACCTTCCCAAGTCATAAAGGCAACGACAACGTTGCGCCCAAGCGCCAATTCACCTTGCTCAGTGGACGGACCATCTGCAAGAATATCGCCTTTCTTGACGATATCGCCTTTGCGCGCCAATGGACGTTGGTTAATGCAAGTCCCTTGGTTCGAACGCATGAATTTGTGCAATTTATGTTTAATCAAGTCACCTTTAACTTCTTTGCCATCGATCACTTCAACGCGACGCACTTGGATTTCATTCGCAGATACGCGCTCTACGATTCCATCATGCTTCGATACGATACATACCCCGGAATCTTTTGCAGACTTATGTTCCATACCTGTACCGATAAGCGGAGCTTTCGGAATAAGAAGAGGAACAGCCTGCCGCTGCATGTTCGATCCCATGAGCGCACGGTTGGAGTCATCGTTCTCTAGGAACGGAATGAGCGCTGTCGCTACGGACACAACCTGTTTCGGCGATACGTCCATGTAGTCAACGCGATCAATCGGCATCGTCAAGATGTTATCAGACTGTTTGTTATAACGAACGATAACACTTTCTTCTGCAAATGTGTTGTCTTCATTCAATCTCGCGTTCGCTTGCGCGACAACATAGTTGTACTCTTCATCTGCCGTTAGATAAGAGATCTGATCCGTTACTTTACCTGTCTTCGGATCTACCCAACGATATGGTGCTTCAATGAAGCCATATTCATTAATGCGAGCGAATGTCGACAAGGAGTTGATCAAACCGATGTTCGGTCCCTCTGGCGTCTCGATCGGACACATACGACCATAATGCGATGGATGTACGTCACGAACTTCGAAGCCAGCACGTTCCCGTGTCAAACCGCCCGGTCCGAGTGCTGATAGACGACGTTTGTGCGTCAACTCAGCTAGCGGATTCGTCTGGTCCATGAACTGGGACAACTGAGAGCTACCGAAGAACTCTTTGATCGATGCAATAACAGGACGAATATTGATAAGCGCCTGTGGCGTGATTACATTCGCATCCTGGATGGACATTCTCTCACGAACAACACGCTCCATACGGGAAAGACCAATACGGAATTGGTTCTGCAGCAATTCACCAACAGAACGCAGACGACGGTTACCTAGGTGATCGATGTCATCCGTGTCGCCAATACCATGCAACAAGTTAATGAAATAGTTGATGGAAGCCACGATATCCGCAGGTGTAATGTTCTTCACCGACTTGTCGATGATCGCATTAGAGATAACCTTAATCACGCGGGACTCGTCATCTGGTGAGAATACATTCACACACTGCAGAGGAATACTATCTGCATCAAGCACACCATTCGCAACATGGTATGTCTTGTAGTTCACATTCTCCTCCAAGTGAGGAATCAGTTCATCCAGTAGACGACGGTCAATCATTTGACCAGCTTCTGCAAGAATCTCACCTGTCGTTGGATTGATTAATGTCTCCGCCAGACGCTGGTTAAATAGACGATTCTTGATATGAAGCTTTTTATTAATTTTGTAACGACCCACATTCGCAAGATCATAGCGCTTTGGATCGAAGAAACGCGCAACAAGCAAGCTCTTCGCATTATCAAGCGTAGGCGGCTCACCTGGACGCAATCTCTCGTAGATCTCGATTAACGCCTTCTCCGTCGAATCTGTGTTGTCTTTATCGAGTGTGTTACGAATATATTCATCATTACCGAGCAAATCCAGAATCTCAGCATCCGTGCCAAAGCCCAAAGCTCTGAGCAACACCGTTACTGGAATCTTCCGCGTGCGGTCAATACGAACATAGATGATGTCTTTCGCATCCGTCTCAAGTTCGAGCCAAGCACCACGGTTCGGAATCACTGTCGCCGTATATGTTTTCTTCGCGTTCTTATCCACTTTAGTGCTAAAATAGACGCTAGGAGAGCGAACCAACTGGCTGACAATTACCCGTTCTGCACCGTTAATAATAAACGTACCGGTCTCCGTCATTAGCGGAAAATCGCCCATGAAAACTTCTTGTTCTTTTACCTCACCGGTTTCTTTGTTAATCAGCCGTACTTTGACACGTAATGGAGCTGCATAAGTTACATCGCGCTCCTTCGAATCGTCTACGGAATATTTCGGTTCACCCAGATTGTAATCGATAAATTCCAAAACCAAGTTACCTGTAAAATCCTGAATTGGCGAAATATCTTGGAACATTTCACGCAATCCTTCATCCAAAAACCATTGGTATGATTTTTGTTGGATTTCAATCAGGTTCGGAATCTCGAGCACCTCGTTAATGCGTGCATAACTCCTCCGAGTGCGTCGACCATACTGAACAAGTTGTCCTGCCAACTTTAACTCACCCCTCATGTCTACTCACTAAAAATTTCATTGCGAATCCATCCCATTATCCTTTATAATCCTGCCATACAGCATTTTCATGCTGACAGTTTACAAAAGCCCATGAAAATGATTCAAAAGGACAAATAAAGAAAAGCCCTTATCGAATGTTTTTTCGAAAAAAGAGCGTATTTCGCAACTAATCCTTTCGTTTCTGATTCATTTCCTTCATATCCAGTAGATTTACCCAAAATGTAAACATTATACGTCAAACATCAAATTTCTATGCATTTAGCACCGAAAAATTTAGGCTTGACATTTTAACGCGATAAAGACATTTAGGTCATCCTAATACTGACATTTTATAATAATAACATACCTGAAAAGTCAAGTCAAGATTTCAATCTCGCCCTATAAATGGGTTAAGTTCTCTTAGTCGACTTGAAAATACGGTACCCTTTATCTTTCCCTACCTCTTCAACCGCATCTTCTCCGAATAACTCTTCTAGCTTCGCTCGTGCCGATGGCGCGCCTTGTTTCTTCTGAATGACGATCCATAACGTACCGTCTGCATTTAAATGATCATAAGCCTCTGTGAAAATACGATGCACCGTCTCTTTACCTGCTCGGATCGGCGGATTCGTGAGAATGACATCGAATGTCTTGCCCGCCACCTTCTCAAATAAATCACTCTGTTCAATGGTCACGTTCTGTATGCCATTGGCTCTCGCATTCTCCTTCGCAAGTTCAACAGCTCTCTCATTCACATCAACCATCGTCACATGCCCTTTGGGCGCCATGAGTGCTGCCGAGAATCCTATCGGCCCATAACCGCAGCCCACATCCAGTACCTTCGCATCCTCCGGCATCTCCATCATATCAATTAACACTTTACTGCCGTAATCTACCCCCGCTTTCGAAAACACCCCTGCATCCGTTACAAAGCGAAGCTTCTTGCCGCGGAGCGTCTCTTCTATCGTGTTACGTTGATGGGCTACGGTAGGCTTGTTCGAGTAATAATGCTCTGACATCATCCGTCCTCCTGTTCTTATCCTGTTTTGTATTATACAATAAACGCCCCCTAACTCAAATGTTCTATGATCTCTTTTTGTTAGTCCAATATACGTCGTACCACACAAGTATATTGATTTCTCTTAAACACCAAAAGTCGAAGCGTGTCCGAAGGACGAAAGCGGTCACTGCACACCGTAACTCTACTACACATCTCCTGCTCATTCGACAAACTTTCGGGTGTCCAGAGGGCGAGCCCCCTAAATCCCCCTTGTAAAGGGGGATTTAGGGGGATGACTACAAAGAGGTACAAGGATTCTTCCTCTCAACGCAAAAAGAGCCCTCCCTGTTGCCAGGGAAGGCTCTTTATCGAAATTACTTAACTTCGATTGCTGCGCCAGCTTCTTCAAGCTTAGCTTTAACTGCTTCTGCTTCTTCTTTGCTAACTTTTTCTTTAAGTGGTTTTGGTGCGTTGTCAACAAGATCTTTAGCTTCTTTCAAGCCAAGGCCTGTTACTTCACGAACAACTTTGATAACGTTGATTTTGGATGCACCAGCGTTAGTCAAGATTACGTCGAATTCTGTTTGCTCAGCTGCACCAGCATCGCCAGCGCCACCAGCCATAACTGCTACAGGAGCTGCAGCTGTTACGCCGAATTCTTCTTCGATTGCTTTAACAAGTTCGTTCAATTCTAAAACGTTCATGCCTTTGATGGCTTCTAAGATTTGTTCTTTACTCATGGTAGAACCTCCAATAATTTTATAGTTTTAGGATGCGAGTCGCATCGCTTGATTAAGCAGTTTCTTCTTGTTTCTCAGCAACAGCTTTAACTGCAAGTGCGAAGTTACGCACTGGAGCTTGAAGCACGCTAAGCAACATGGAGAGCAAGCCTTCGCGGGAAGGTAGTTCAGCAAGAGCTTTGATCGCTTCTACGCCCACAACTTGTCCTTCTACAACGCCACCTTTAATTTTAAGAGCGTCGTTTTTCTTTGCGAAACTGTTAAGAATTTTCGCAGGAGCAACAGCATCTTCTGTACTGAAAGCGATCGCTGTAGGACCTGTTAATACTTCATCCAATTCCGTCAAATTAGCTTCAGCAGTCGCACGACGTACCAAAGTGTTTTTCAATACTTGGAATTCAACACCAGCTTCACGAAGTTGTTTACGAAGCTCAGTTACTTGAGCAACGTTCAATCCGCGGTAATCTGCAACAACTGTACTCGCACTCTCGCGAAGTTTCGCAGTTACAACTTCAACAGCTTCTTGTTTAGCTTGAATAACTTTTGCGTTTGCCAATCTGTACACCTCCTATAAAAATCTACACGAAGCATGAAAAAAGCCTCCGTAGAAACTACGAAGGCATGATGACTGTTATCGAAATTGCATAGCAATTCAATTACAACACTTTATCATAACACCTCGGTAGGAAATTAAGCTTTGTAGCACCTACTGTCTACGGTCAGCATATTCAACTTGAACAACTTTTACAGATTATCATGGCACATCCTAAAAGTCAATGCCATTTGATCAATCACCACCATTTACCATGGCGCAAAAGATCTTATCTGTAGTTCGCTGTGTTAACGCGCGCGCCAGGACCCATAGTTGAAGATACAGCAATGTTCTTCAAGTATACGCCTTTTGCTGCAGCCGGTTTAGCACGGTTCAATGCATCGATTAACGATTTCAAGTTATCGTTCAATTTCTCAGCATCGAAAGATACTTTACCGATTGGAGCGTGAATTTGACCCGCTTTATCAAGACGGTACTCAATTTTACCCGCTTTGATCTCTTGGACCGCTTGGGCAACGTTGAAAGTAACTGTTCCTGCTTTCGGGTTTGGCATTAGGCCTTTACCACCAAGTAGACGACCCAATTTACCAACTTCACTCATCATGTCAGGTGTAGCTACGCAGACATCGAAGTCGAACCAGCCTTGTTGAATTTTGTTGATCATGTCAGCATCACCAACGAAATCCGCGCCAGCAGCTTCTGCCTCTTTCGCTTTATCACCTTTTGCAAATACAAGAACGCGTTTTGTTTTACCTGTTCCGTGAGGAAGGACAACAACACCGCGAACTGCTTGGTCTTGTTTACGTGGGTCTACACCCAAACGAACAGCAACTTCAACAGATTCGTCGAATTTTGCAGTCGCAGCCTTCTTAACAAGCTCGATCGCTTCTAGAGGCTCGTAAGTTGCTTCGCTATCAATAAGCTTAGCAGCTTCTAGGTATTTTTTACCGTGTTTAGCCATTTGTTTCTCCTCCTTTGTGGTTTTAGCGGAAAATCCTCCCACTTAGGCGCCTACGAAGTAGGTCGCCAACACGCTTGCGAAGCAAGTCGTGAAACATGCTTGCTGAGCAAGTCATGCGAATAAGTCTACAGCGTAGACCATGATATGCTTACAGATCCCTCAGGATTAGTCAGCGATTGTGATGCCCATACTGCGAGCAGTACCTTCGACCATACGCATTGCAGCTTCAACAGATGCAGCGTTCAAGTCTGGCATTTTTTGTTCTGCAATTTCACGAACAGTCGCACGTTTAACTGTAGCAACTTTCTTCTTGTTCGGTTCGCCAGATCCTTTTTCGATCTTAGCAGCAACGCGAAGCAATACTGCAGCTGGTGGAGTTTTAGTGATGAACGTAAAGGAACGATCCTCAAACACAGTGATTTCAACAGGAATGATTAGACCTGCTTGATCTGCTGTACGAGCATTGAACTCTTTACAGAAAGCCATAATGTTAACACCCGCTTGACCCAAAGCTGGACCGATTGGTGGTGCTGGATTCGCTTTCCCTGCAGGAACTTGCAATTTCACCATTTTAATTACCTTTTTAGCCATGTGAAAAACCTCCTTGCTCTAGAATGTGGTAGACGGGATGATTCCCTCCCACAAGAAACCAGATCGTTAAATCTTCTCCACTTGAGTGTAATCCAGCTCCAATGGGGTTTCTCGCCCAAACATATTGACGTGAACTTTCAACTTGCTCTTCTCGGTAATAATTTCTTCTACCGATCCAACAAAATTCGCAAAAGGACCCACTTTGATACGCACAGATTCCTTCAAATCGAATTCGATTTTCGGTTTCGGTTCTTCCATGCCCATGTGCTTCAGAATTTGTTCCACTTCTTCAGGCAACAAAGGTGTTGGTTTGGAACCAGATCCGGTAGAACCTACGAATCCAGTAACCCCTGGTGTATTGCGAACAACATACCAAGAATCATCTGTCTGGATCATTTCGACCAAGACATATCCGGGGTAAACTTTACGCATGACAGTCTTTTTCTTACCGTCTTTGTTCACCACTTCTTCTTCCATAGGAACAAGAACACGGAAAATCTTGTCCTTCATGTCCATCGATTCGACGCGCTTCTCTAAATTGGCTTTTACTTTGTTTTCATACCCAGAGTAGGTATGAACGACGTACCATCTTTTCTCCATATCTAGTCACCTGGGACCCTTCTTAAATTATCGCTTCGACCAACGAAGAGATTCCGATGTCGAGAACCCAGAAGTAAAAAGTGATAACGAGGATTGTGAATACTACAACAATCGTATAGCTCGTCAACTCTTTACGACTTGGCCAGCGAACCTTTTTAAGCTCAGCCCAACTTTCTGAGATGTAGGAAAACATAGAACCAAAGCTGCGTTTTACACTACCTACGAAAGACACGACGACACCTCCAAAAAACTATCTTGTTTCGCGATGAGAAGTCTGCTCGTTGCAATACTTGCAAAATTTCTTCATCTCCATGCGGTCGGGGTGATTTCGCTTGTTTTTGCTGGTCGTGTAATTTCTTTGCTTACAATTCGTACAAGCCAACGTTATAATTACCCGCATGATGTGCACCTCCCGAAGACATTCTATAAGTAGATATGTCTAAATTCATCCTAAAAAAACGTACGCATATTTAGGGCTACCTAAAACACTTTATCATACAGGGGAACCCATGTCAACGAAGGGCTGAGCTTCTCTCGATTAATATCAGTATGGGTCAGCCCCGGGAAAGATAAACCTACGCACCGATTTTATTGATCTATCAAAGCGTATATACGATTCGTATACAGTCCAGATTACCAATAAATACATCATGCCCCATCGGAGCCGCTCTCAAAATAAAAAAAAGACTCTCCCGAGTCTCCTTCCGCCTACAATCCTAAATCTCGATCTTCCAAGTAACGTTCCAGCTTACGCTTCACACGCTGCAATGCGTTATCGATCGATTTCACATGCCGCTTCAGATCTACTGCAATCTCTTGATACGAACGGCCGTCCAAATATAACATTAATACTTTGCGTTCAAGATCGCTAAGGATCTCCGACATCTTATCTTCCAGTCCCACGAATTCCTCTTGATTAATAATCAATTCTTCCGGGTCCGACACTCTCGAGCCGCAAATGACATCCATCAACGTGCGATCGGAATCTTCATCATAGATGGGCTTGTCGAGGGATACATAAGAATTCAGCGGAATATGCTTCTGCCGTGTCGCCGTCTTAATTGCCGTAATGATCTGCCGCGTAATGCAGAGCTCAGCAAAGGCTTTGAAGGACGAAAACTTGTCCCCTTTAAAATCACGAATCGATTTATATAAACCTATCATACCTTCTTGAATAATATCTTCTCTATCAGCACCAATTAGAAAATAAGAGCGGGCTTTGGCGCGCACAAAATTACGGTACTTATTAATCAAGTACTCGAGTGCATCACTGTCGCCTTCGCGGACGGCATCAACGATATCTTCGTCTGCTCTGATGTCATAATCGAACATTTTTAAATCTTTGAGGTCGACACTCACCAACTATCCCTCCGCCCAGCAACGTCAGCACGAAACTCTCTTTAAAGTATAGACTCCAGTATATATTATGTAACCTATACCGTCAACCAAGGCTATCCAAATTCTATTACAGTTAGCAAAATATCACTTTAATAACTATAAATTTCATTTTATTACATTTTAAAGGATACTATTTGCCTCGCCGCATTTGTTCCAGCTTCGAGAGGATATCTGCACTCATCTTGCTCTCTAGTGGATTTCTCTTATTGCTTGGTTGGTCTCGTTCAATAAACGTCTTCACTTCGCGTTTGCTATGCTCGATCTCGATCAATAGCTCTCTGGCAGATACCCGCAAGGCACCTTGTCCAAAAGCGACATGCTGTTCCACCGAATCCGAGGTCGCAACATAGATCTGCCTGCGTCGATGTGTTAAGTCATGAACGAAGCGTTCTATACATTCATCGGCTGTTTCCTTCTCTTTTGTGAAATGAACGGAAATTTGATTCTGAGCAAATGCCCCGCCAAGCCCAGGAACACGATAGGCATCAAAGACAACGATCACACGTCTTCCCGAAAAAGCTTGATAGTCTGCCAATCGGTTTAACAGATGATCCCTTGCTTCCTGCAGACTGATACTCGACAAGGTGACCAGCTCCGGCCAGGAGCCGATCATATTGTAACCGTCGACGAGCATCACATCCCGCAAATCCGGTGTTCGCTTCTTCCCCATGATCTAGCCTTGCTGCTTGCGCTGTCTCACAACCTCGTACATGAACACGCCTGCCGCAACGGAAGCATTCAAGGAATTAATCTGTCCAGCCATAGGCAATTTGATGAGAAAATCACATTTATCCTTGAGCAGTCGTCCCATACCTTTGCTCTCATTCCCGATGATAACGGCAATTGGCATATTAAAATGATTTGCTTCGAACAGCTCTTGCTGCGCTTCCACATCTGTACCGATGACCCAGATGCCTTCCTTCTTAAGCTGATCAATCGTCTGCGCAAGATTCGTCACTCGTGCAACTGGAACGTATTCCACCGCGCCTGCCGAAGTTTTCGATACAGTTGCAGTTAGGCCTACCGATCGGCGCTTCGGAATGATAACACCATGCACACCAGTGCAATCCGCTGTACGCAAGATTGAGCCCAAGTTATGCGGATCTTCAATTTCATCCAAGATGAGAAGGAAAGGCATTTCCCCCCGCTCCTGTGCAGAAGCTAGAATATCCTCAACCTCTACATATTCATAGGCTGCGACCTGTGCAACAACTCCCTGATGCTGTAAGCCTGGAACCATCTGATCCAGCTTACGCTTGTCCGCATTTTGAACGACGATCTTCGCATTCTTCGCCTCAGCTAAGATCGGCATCGTCAGATGCTTCTGCGCGTTGTCCGCGATCCATATTTTGTTGATTGTGCGACCGGAGCGAAGCGCCTCCATAACCGAATGCTTCCCGGCAATAAATTCTTCCATTTGTGATAGCCTCCCGAGCTTTTATGTCTTTGGATTCTCTTGCTGTGACTGTTCAATCGCGAGTCCAATTAAATACTGCAGC
Proteins encoded:
- a CDS encoding NYN domain-containing protein; its protein translation is MGKKRTPDLRDVMLVDGYNMIGSWPELVTLSSISLQEARDHLLNRLADYQAFSGRRVIVVFDAYRVPGLGGAFAQNQISVHFTKEKETADECIERFVHDLTHRRRQIYVATSDSVEQHVAFGQGALRVSARELLIEIEHSKREVKTFIERDQPSNKRNPLESKMSADILSKLEQMRRGK
- the rlmB gene encoding 23S rRNA (guanosine(2251)-2'-O)-methyltransferase RlmB, which codes for MEEFIAGKHSVMEALRSGRTINKIWIADNAQKHLTMPILAEAKNAKIVVQNADKRKLDQMVPGLQHQGVVAQVAAYEYVEVEDILASAQERGEMPFLLILDEIEDPHNLGSILRTADCTGVHGVIIPKRRSVGLTATVSKTSAGAVEYVPVARVTNLAQTIDQLKKEGIWVIGTDVEAQQELFEANHFNMPIAVIIGNESKGMGRLLKDKCDFLIKLPMAGQINSLNASVAAGVFMYEVVRQRKQQG